A part of Candidatus Electrothrix aestuarii genomic DNA contains:
- the hisI gene encoding phosphoribosyl-AMP cyclohydrolase encodes MPELNFTKSKDGLLPAIAQDAASGEVLMLAYINKESWQKTLETGKAHYWSRSRNKLWLKGESSGHVQLVKEILVDCDQDTVVFKVEQLGRAACHKGYASCFFRRVNSDDLEIIAEPIFDPSKVYG; translated from the coding sequence ATGCCTGAACTCAACTTCACAAAATCAAAAGACGGCCTCCTGCCCGCCATTGCCCAGGACGCAGCCAGCGGCGAGGTCCTGATGCTGGCCTATATCAACAAAGAATCCTGGCAAAAAACCCTGGAAACAGGTAAAGCCCATTACTGGAGCCGCTCCCGCAACAAACTCTGGCTCAAAGGCGAGTCCTCAGGTCATGTCCAGTTGGTCAAAGAGATCCTGGTGGACTGCGACCAAGACACGGTGGTCTTCAAGGTGGAGCAACTGGGCCGGGCAGCCTGCCATAAGGGTTATGCCAGCTGTTTCTTCCGCCGGGTCAACAGTGATGACCTAGAGATCATCGCAGAGCCAATCTTTGATCCGAGCAAGGTCTATGGCTGA
- a CDS encoding Rpn family recombination-promoting nuclease/putative transposase, translated as MDFLDVKTDFAFKRVFGSEQSKAILIDFLNAVIDFGDAGITDLTIVDPYQVPLLKGMKDSYVDVKAVLSDRRKVIIEMQVLNVEGFEKRVLYNAAKLYSTQLKKSEKYATLEPVIALTITDFEMFPEFDRVISYWNLREKESFVQYSGDIELIFIELPKFTKSEKELSSVTDKWIYFIKNAGELDFVPKTFSEPNLLDAFDLANTAGMNEDELEVQFKRRDFIWLQKGSLEKARKDGIQEGREKGEQEAKLSIARNLLAQNIDPEIIAAGTGLSKELIISLRDQNTEQ; from the coding sequence ATGGACTTCCTAGACGTTAAAACCGACTTCGCCTTTAAGCGGGTCTTCGGCAGCGAGCAGTCCAAGGCGATCCTTATTGATTTTCTCAACGCGGTCATTGACTTCGGGGACGCTGGAATTACAGATCTCACCATTGTTGATCCGTATCAAGTCCCACTGCTCAAAGGCATGAAAGACAGCTATGTGGATGTCAAGGCCGTGCTGTCGGATCGGCGCAAGGTCATCATCGAAATGCAGGTGCTCAATGTGGAGGGCTTTGAAAAACGGGTGCTGTACAACGCGGCCAAACTGTATTCCACCCAGCTGAAAAAATCAGAGAAGTATGCAACGCTGGAACCGGTCATCGCCCTGACCATCACCGATTTTGAGATGTTTCCTGAATTCGACCGGGTGATTTCTTACTGGAACCTGCGGGAAAAGGAAAGCTTTGTTCAGTACAGCGGAGACATTGAACTCATTTTTATTGAGCTACCGAAATTTACCAAGAGCGAGAAAGAACTGTCCTCGGTGACGGATAAATGGATTTATTTTATCAAAAATGCCGGTGAACTTGATTTTGTCCCGAAAACATTTTCCGAACCGAACCTTCTTGATGCCTTTGACCTGGCGAACACCGCCGGAATGAACGAGGACGAGCTTGAAGTACAGTTTAAACGCCGGGATTTTATCTGGCTGCAGAAAGGATCGCTGGAAAAAGCACGAAAAGACGGGATACAGGAAGGAAGAGAGAAAGGTGAACAGGAAGCAAAGCTCTCTATAGCCCGAAACCTGCTGGCGCAGAATATAGATCCCGAAATTATTGCCGCAGGCACGGGATTATCCAAGGAACTCATTATCAGCCTGCGGGATCAAAATACTGAGCAGTAA
- a CDS encoding HigA family addiction module antitoxin: MYNPPHPGEIIREFCLDALELSVTDAAKALGVTRKRLSALLNGRSKVSPEMALRLSKVFGRTPEGWLKLQLQFDLGKVRKKVDLSGLKRVEL; this comes from the coding sequence ATGTACAATCCTCCGCATCCGGGAGAGATTATCCGGGAATTCTGTCTGGATGCCTTAGAATTAAGCGTGACCGATGCGGCCAAGGCATTGGGAGTGACACGGAAAAGGCTGTCTGCTTTGCTGAACGGACGTTCAAAGGTGAGTCCTGAAATGGCCCTGCGTCTGTCCAAGGTCTTCGGGCGGACTCCCGAAGGATGGCTGAAACTACAGCTTCAGTTTGACTTGGGAAAGGTCAGGAAGAAGGTGGATTTGAGCGGATTGAAGCGGGTAGAGCTGTAG
- a CDS encoding RNA polymerase II-associated protein: MELECTKYGEKMEAEQAACRHPGDYCQHRQSCMIQFIERENKGKKRDTSKTPHHA, encoded by the coding sequence ATGGAGCTTGAATGCACCAAATACGGAGAAAAAATGGAGGCTGAACAAGCGGCCTGCCGCCATCCCGGAGATTATTGTCAGCACAGACAATCCTGCATGATTCAATTTATCGAACGGGAGAATAAAGGCAAAAAAAGAGATACAAGCAAGACACCGCACCATGCCTGA
- a CDS encoding peptidylprolyl isomerase: MCPVALTDTVTVAYTASLETGELIEQRDEKNPAVVSIGSGALCKAVEACLFGMEPGQSRVIRVDPEDAYGTHHKELMQQVPLSHFQGKLDPKPGMVLSLTVNREGEEHKVPATITEVQQDHITVDYNHPLAGQIIVYEVKLLNIS, encoded by the coding sequence ATGTGCCCTGTCGCCCTGACCGACACTGTCACCGTTGCCTATACAGCCTCTTTGGAGACCGGAGAGCTGATTGAACAAAGAGATGAAAAGAACCCCGCAGTCGTATCCATCGGAAGCGGTGCCCTGTGTAAGGCCGTTGAGGCTTGCCTGTTCGGCATGGAGCCGGGGCAGAGCAGGGTAATTCGAGTTGATCCTGAGGACGCCTATGGGACACATCATAAGGAGTTAATGCAGCAGGTTCCCTTGTCTCATTTTCAGGGGAAACTCGATCCCAAACCAGGAATGGTCCTTTCCCTGACGGTGAACCGGGAGGGAGAAGAGCATAAGGTCCCTGCTACAATTACTGAGGTGCAACAGGATCACATTACGGTGGATTATAACCATCCCTTGGCAGGACAAATCATTGTCTATGAGGTCAAGTTGCTCAATATTAGCTGA
- a CDS encoding MazG nucleotide pyrophosphohydrolase domain-containing protein: protein MAKKENRMHSKPEPELDVNPFQQLDQIVRTLRSPDGCPWDQRQTEKTLKKYLLEEAAELAEALDAEDQEHIREEIGDMYFILSLLSLIMEEKGGLPATEPVQKICAKMLRRHPHVFARKEGQVLSEEELREQWERIKQEEKADKAAKKKNEQENVF, encoded by the coding sequence ATGGCAAAGAAGGAAAATCGTATGCATAGTAAACCGGAACCTGAGCTGGATGTCAATCCGTTTCAGCAACTTGATCAGATTGTCAGAACCTTACGCTCGCCCGATGGTTGTCCCTGGGATCAACGGCAGACCGAAAAGACCTTAAAAAAATATCTGCTGGAAGAGGCCGCCGAGTTGGCTGAGGCCCTTGATGCAGAAGATCAGGAGCATATACGGGAAGAAATAGGCGACATGTATTTCATCCTGTCCCTGCTCTCTCTTATTATGGAGGAAAAGGGCGGTCTCCCGGCAACCGAGCCTGTGCAGAAGATCTGTGCGAAGATGCTGCGGCGTCACCCCCATGTTTTTGCCCGTAAAGAGGGGCAGGTCTTGTCTGAAGAAGAGTTGCGGGAACAGTGGGAGCGAATCAAGCAGGAGGAAAAGGCGGATAAGGCGGCAAAGAAAAAGAACGAACAGGAGAACGTTTTCTGA
- the purD gene encoding phosphoribosylamine--glycine ligase codes for MKVLVIGSGGREHALVWKLSQSEKVKSICCAPGNAGIKKMASCAKIRSNDVEGLLKFAKKENVDLTIVGPEDALAAGIVDRFEAEGLRIFGPSTAAAELESSKVFCKDFLQKYNIPTAAYQSFDKAGPAKKYIDKIGAPCVVKADGLAAGKGVIVCQTEDEAKEAVDQMMKENAFGDAGSTVVVEEFLAGEEASFIAFVDGETVLPLPSSQDHKAVFEGDRGPNTGGMGAYSPAPILDDGMSMRVMNEVMLPTVRGMAEEGRPFKGMLYAGMMIDGDNINVLEFNCRFGDPECQPLLMRLQTDLVEILEKALDGKLNELELEVDSRPAVCVVMASEGYPGNYVTGNPISGLINASKLRDVVVFHAGTAIEDRRTVTSGGRVLGVTAMDATVSKAIERAYKAVDKIKWKGAYYRRDIGHRALTHLQKNTGPLVGVVMGSDSDLPVMRAATDFLDSLGIKNEIRISSAHRTPEQAAEYARTAAQRGLKIIIAGAGMAAHLAGVLAAHTTLPVIGVPIDASSLNGLDALLSTVQMPPGIPVGTMGIGKAGAKNAAVFAARILATCNPELTAALEQHSKDMAAQVEEKNKALAEGE; via the coding sequence ATGAAAGTTCTGGTCATTGGTTCCGGTGGCAGGGAACACGCCTTGGTTTGGAAATTAAGCCAGTCGGAAAAGGTAAAGTCCATCTGCTGTGCCCCCGGAAATGCCGGAATAAAAAAAATGGCATCTTGTGCCAAGATTCGCTCAAATGATGTTGAGGGATTACTGAAATTTGCCAAAAAAGAAAATGTTGATCTGACTATAGTGGGGCCGGAAGATGCCTTGGCCGCCGGTATTGTTGATCGCTTTGAAGCAGAAGGGTTGCGGATTTTCGGACCGAGCACGGCTGCTGCTGAGTTGGAAAGCAGCAAGGTATTCTGTAAAGATTTTCTCCAGAAATATAATATTCCCACAGCGGCATACCAATCCTTTGATAAGGCAGGACCAGCAAAAAAATATATTGACAAGATCGGCGCTCCCTGTGTGGTCAAGGCTGACGGACTGGCTGCCGGAAAAGGGGTTATCGTCTGCCAAACCGAAGATGAGGCCAAAGAAGCGGTTGATCAGATGATGAAGGAAAATGCCTTTGGCGACGCTGGGAGTACTGTGGTCGTTGAAGAGTTTCTTGCCGGTGAAGAGGCCTCTTTTATCGCCTTTGTTGATGGAGAGACCGTGTTGCCTCTGCCCTCCTCGCAGGATCATAAGGCTGTGTTCGAGGGTGATCGCGGTCCGAATACCGGTGGTATGGGGGCCTATTCACCTGCCCCGATCCTGGATGATGGAATGAGCATGCGGGTGATGAATGAGGTCATGCTGCCCACTGTACGAGGGATGGCGGAAGAGGGGCGGCCTTTTAAAGGTATGCTGTACGCCGGTATGATGATTGATGGTGATAACATCAATGTGCTGGAGTTCAACTGTCGTTTCGGTGACCCTGAGTGTCAGCCCCTGCTCATGCGTCTGCAAACCGACTTGGTAGAGATCCTGGAAAAGGCCTTGGATGGCAAGCTCAATGAGCTTGAGTTGGAAGTTGATTCCCGGCCAGCGGTCTGTGTGGTCATGGCTTCTGAAGGATATCCGGGAAATTATGTCACTGGTAACCCGATCTCTGGTCTTATTAATGCATCAAAATTACGGGATGTGGTGGTCTTCCATGCCGGTACAGCTATTGAAGACCGCAGGACTGTAACCTCTGGTGGTCGGGTGCTGGGCGTCACAGCAATGGATGCGACGGTGAGTAAGGCCATTGAGCGTGCTTATAAGGCCGTAGATAAAATTAAATGGAAGGGTGCGTACTACCGCCGAGATATTGGTCATCGAGCCTTGACTCATCTCCAGAAAAACACCGGTCCCTTGGTGGGTGTGGTCATGGGCTCGGATTCTGACCTTCCTGTTATGCGGGCAGCCACGGATTTCCTGGATTCCTTGGGAATCAAGAATGAGATCAGAATTTCTTCAGCCCACCGGACCCCAGAGCAGGCTGCGGAATATGCCCGGACTGCTGCCCAACGTGGACTGAAGATTATTATTGCTGGCGCCGGAATGGCGGCTCATTTGGCCGGGGTCTTGGCGGCACATACTACTTTGCCGGTCATCGGGGTGCCTATTGATGCCTCTTCCCTAAACGGCTTGGATGCCTTGTTGTCCACGGTGCAGATGCCTCCGGGAATCCCGGTGGGCACGATGGGGATTGGTAAGGCCGGAGCCAAGAATGCTGCGGTCTTTGCTGCCCGCATCCTTGCAACCTGTAATCCTGAGCTGACAGCGGCCCTGGAACAGCATAGTAAGGATATGGCTGCTCAGGTTGAAGAGAAAAATAAAGCCCTTGCCGAGGGGGAATAA
- a CDS encoding L-threonylcarbamoyladenylate synthase, which produces MLCSASDPAALDEAARLLRKGGLIAFPTETYYGLGVDPFNTQALQRLFAVKQRQADKAILVLVADQTHVTDLVAEVPAVLQQLMHHFWPGPLTLVFPGRASLPFLLTGGTGNIGIRQSPHPLAARLLSTFGGPITATSANRSGAPPANTAAEIQEVFGTKIDLILDGGATPGGTGSTLVGCEQKQQLCCLREGVVPFEDVLKVTSAI; this is translated from the coding sequence GTGCTCTGTTCTGCTTCAGATCCAGCCGCCCTTGACGAGGCAGCCCGACTGCTTCGGAAAGGCGGCCTGATCGCCTTTCCTACAGAGACCTACTATGGCCTCGGTGTTGATCCCTTCAATACCCAGGCCCTCCAACGCTTATTTGCCGTAAAGCAGCGCCAGGCGGACAAGGCTATTTTGGTTCTGGTTGCTGATCAGACCCATGTAACCGATTTGGTTGCTGAGGTGCCTGCGGTTTTGCAGCAACTCATGCATCATTTCTGGCCCGGGCCACTGACTTTGGTCTTTCCAGGGAGGGCATCTTTGCCCTTCCTCCTCACCGGCGGAACCGGTAATATCGGTATCCGTCAATCACCCCATCCCCTTGCTGCTCGTTTGCTTTCCACCTTCGGTGGACCAATTACCGCCACCAGTGCCAACCGCTCCGGTGCGCCTCCTGCAAACACTGCCGCTGAAATTCAAGAAGTTTTCGGTACAAAAATTGATCTGATTCTGGACGGCGGTGCCACTCCCGGCGGAACGGGTTCAACTCTGGTCGGCTGCGAACAAAAGCAGCAGCTTTGCTGTTTGCGGGAAGGGGTGGTGCCGTTTGAGGATGTTCTCAAAGTTACTTCTGCAATATAA
- a CDS encoding LemA family protein — protein sequence MRHFVLFLALALIVPALTGCGYNTIQKNDEAVIAAWGDVEAAYQRRADLIPNLVETVKAYAAHEKDTLTAVTEARSKVGQLNMGSDTLNNPEAMASFQAAQGSMSSALSKLMVVVEKYPDLKANQNFRDLQHQLEGTENRINVARVRYNKAVQIFNTSIRTFPNNLTNNFLLNLPRREPFKAEEGAQHAPKVKF from the coding sequence ATGCGCCATTTTGTTCTTTTCCTGGCTCTTGCCTTGATTGTGCCCGCCTTAACCGGTTGCGGCTATAATACTATTCAAAAAAATGACGAGGCGGTCATCGCGGCCTGGGGTGACGTTGAGGCTGCCTATCAGCGCCGGGCCGATCTGATTCCTAATCTGGTGGAAACAGTGAAGGCTTATGCTGCCCATGAGAAAGATACCCTGACTGCGGTAACCGAGGCTCGATCCAAGGTTGGTCAGTTAAATATGGGCAGTGACACCTTGAATAACCCCGAGGCAATGGCCAGTTTCCAGGCGGCTCAGGGCAGTATGAGCTCAGCACTTTCCAAACTCATGGTAGTGGTGGAAAAATATCCTGATCTCAAGGCAAACCAAAACTTTCGTGATCTCCAGCATCAGTTGGAGGGCACTGAAAATCGTATCAACGTGGCTCGGGTTCGCTATAACAAGGCAGTACAGATTTTCAATACTTCTATCCGCACCTTTCCCAACAATCTGACCAATAATTTTCTCTTGAATCTGCCCAGACGGGAGCCGTTCAAGGCCGAAGAAGGGGCACAACATGCACCAAAGGTAAAATTTTAA
- a CDS encoding TPM domain-containing protein, whose product MQLFSTPRRAPVPRLSPSSGAVVQAGGISLLALLLITLTVLPVSARTIPAFKGYVNDYADMISGPVEAKLEQTLRSFEQSDSTQVAVLTIDSLEGDPLEDFSIRVAEKWGVGQKGKDNGVLLLVAKKERRARLEVGYGLEGVLTDLLAGRIIDDVITPRFKSGQFDQGFEGGVEAVIQATRGEFKANPSSSRRGGRREESPLISYLFFGGFFISLLGKASRKWGMLAGAIILPVIFLLASSPGWLMLLVLIPIGALAGLVLSFIDFFSGGSGSSGSSGGSSSSSGGGFGGFSGGGGGSFGGGGASGGW is encoded by the coding sequence TTGCAACTGTTCAGCACTCCGCGTCGCGCCCCGGTCCCCCGGCTTTCGCCATCATCAGGGGCAGTGGTGCAGGCCGGGGGTATCTCGCTCCTGGCTCTGCTCCTCATCACCCTGACTGTTCTCCCGGTCTCGGCCCGGACGATTCCGGCATTCAAGGGCTATGTCAACGACTATGCCGATATGATCAGCGGGCCTGTCGAGGCGAAGCTGGAACAGACCCTGAGATCCTTTGAACAGAGCGATTCAACCCAGGTAGCGGTGCTCACTATTGATTCTCTGGAGGGCGACCCTCTGGAAGATTTCAGTATCCGGGTGGCGGAAAAATGGGGCGTTGGCCAGAAGGGTAAAGATAACGGCGTGCTGCTGCTGGTGGCTAAGAAAGAACGTCGAGCACGGCTGGAAGTCGGTTATGGTCTGGAAGGGGTACTGACCGACCTGCTTGCCGGGAGAATTATTGATGATGTCATCACCCCTCGTTTTAAGTCCGGTCAATTTGACCAGGGATTTGAGGGCGGGGTGGAGGCTGTGATACAAGCGACCCGAGGTGAATTCAAGGCTAATCCAAGCTCATCTCGACGTGGCGGTCGGCGTGAAGAATCGCCGCTGATCTCATATCTTTTCTTCGGCGGTTTTTTCATTTCCTTGCTGGGCAAGGCCTCCCGCAAGTGGGGGATGCTTGCCGGGGCGATTATTCTGCCTGTTATATTTTTGCTGGCCTCATCCCCGGGCTGGCTGATGCTGCTTGTATTGATCCCCATTGGGGCACTTGCCGGTCTGGTGCTGTCGTTTATTGACTTTTTTTCCGGTGGCAGCGGGAGCAGCGGGAGCAGCGGAGGAAGCAGTAGTAGCAGTGGCGGTGGATTTGGAGGTTTCAGCGGCGGCGGTGGCGGCAGTTTTGGTGGCGGCGGTGCTTCAGGAGGTTGGTAA
- a CDS encoding efflux RND transporter permease subunit, translating to MQTPSPHPSGLIAWMAGNHVAANLLMMLLVIGGLVSAQVITKEVFPSYDLDIVDISMSYPGASPEEVEQGIILAMEEEIRSLDNIERVTSTAKEGSASIRVELLSGANPDKLLQEIKNGIDRITSFPDDVERPTVSLVSRRREVLRLALYGDLEEYSLFNLAETIREELIQLPQINQVELGGTRAPELSIEVPQHILRAHNLTLEEIADTVRKAAVDVPAGGIKTEGGEILLRTSERRETALEFSNLSVISQKDGTELPLSSIATIRDDFAETDREAWYNGKRAVFLYVYRTGDQTPIEISDAVQQYISELSPTLPVGVQLTSYRDRSELYKDRLDLLLRNGVVGLILVMITLGLFLEPRLAFWVSMGIPISIIGALLVLYFIGGSINMISMFAFIITLGIVVDDAVVVGENIYHKREEGLAPYRAAVTGVMDMSAPVLIAVSTNIIAFLPLLFVSGSTGRFFAVLPEVVISVFLLSLVECLYILPAHLNYPRKEKSNRLLLLLGKIPLFCDRLLDRLINGPFTALLRLSLSSRYVIAALALAVLVIGYSYWDSGRINFSFRPRIQTDSIDAEIELPYGVSLDEVKRVVRQVEQGGMRAVEKSGGKSIMIGMRTDIGKGGGNAAEVSITLVPQNERKITTRDFSTAWREEVGDIPGLEKLFFDFLVGPGGAAAINIELSHPDPKTLEQAAADLAEAVSRYEGVTDINDGFAQGKPQYDFKMLPEGRAAGLTARDLGRQVRYAFYGAEVLRQQRGRNEVKVLVRLPEEERSSILHLENLLLRTPDGGEMPLDRAARMIQGRAYTQIERVDGRRVLDVTANVVAGKANENKILAALQKDFLPELLARYSGLTYSFAGQQREKGKALKELIAGLGFSMAAIFCLLAVLFRSYIQSLMVMLSIPFGLLSALLGHVIMGYNLSIISLFGMIALCGVVINDSLVFMVTANRYRDLGMTPFEAALNGAARRFRPIMLTSLTTFFGLAPMIFEQSVQARFLIPMAISLGYGILFTTLVILVLMPALYMIYYDVVGREK from the coding sequence ATGCAAACTCCATCCCCTCATCCTTCCGGTCTTATTGCCTGGATGGCAGGCAACCACGTTGCCGCCAACTTGCTGATGATGCTCCTGGTTATTGGTGGGCTCGTTTCTGCCCAAGTAATTACCAAGGAGGTCTTTCCCAGCTATGACCTGGATATCGTCGATATCTCGATGAGCTATCCCGGAGCCAGCCCGGAAGAGGTGGAACAGGGCATCATCCTGGCAATGGAGGAGGAAATCCGCAGCCTGGATAATATCGAACGAGTAACCTCCACAGCCAAGGAGGGCTCGGCCTCAATCCGGGTGGAGCTCCTCTCAGGAGCGAACCCAGATAAGCTCCTTCAGGAGATCAAGAACGGGATAGATCGCATCACCTCTTTTCCCGATGATGTGGAGCGGCCCACCGTGAGTTTGGTGAGCAGGCGACGCGAAGTCCTGCGCCTGGCTCTGTACGGCGATCTGGAAGAATACAGCCTCTTTAATTTAGCGGAAACCATCCGGGAAGAGCTGATCCAGCTGCCGCAGATTAATCAGGTAGAGCTGGGCGGAACCCGTGCCCCGGAGCTCTCCATTGAGGTGCCCCAGCATATCCTGCGTGCCCATAACCTGACCCTGGAGGAAATAGCAGATACGGTGCGCAAGGCAGCTGTGGATGTGCCCGCAGGTGGGATCAAGACAGAGGGCGGGGAAATCCTCCTGCGGACCAGCGAGCGACGGGAAACCGCCCTGGAGTTCAGCAACCTGAGCGTCATCAGCCAGAAGGATGGCACTGAGCTGCCCCTGAGCAGTATTGCCACCATCCGGGACGACTTTGCCGAGACCGACCGTGAGGCCTGGTATAACGGCAAACGGGCCGTGTTCCTCTATGTCTACCGAACCGGTGACCAAACCCCGATCGAAATCTCCGATGCTGTCCAACAATATATTAGCGAACTTTCCCCGACCCTGCCAGTAGGTGTGCAGCTGACCTCCTACCGAGACCGCTCCGAGCTCTATAAGGATCGCCTGGACCTGCTCCTCCGTAATGGCGTGGTGGGATTGATTCTGGTTATGATTACTCTGGGTCTTTTCCTCGAACCCCGTCTCGCCTTTTGGGTCTCTATGGGAATTCCCATCTCTATTATCGGCGCGCTGCTCGTCCTCTATTTCATCGGCGGCAGCATTAATATGATCTCCATGTTCGCCTTTATCATCACCCTGGGAATTGTGGTGGATGATGCGGTGGTGGTGGGAGAAAATATCTACCATAAACGAGAAGAGGGGTTGGCACCCTATCGGGCCGCTGTCACCGGCGTAATGGATATGTCTGCCCCAGTCCTGATTGCGGTGTCCACCAATATTATTGCCTTTTTGCCCCTGCTCTTTGTCTCCGGTTCCACAGGGCGCTTTTTCGCGGTCTTACCCGAGGTGGTTATCTCAGTTTTTCTGCTTTCCCTGGTGGAATGCCTTTATATCCTGCCTGCGCATCTTAATTATCCACGAAAAGAGAAGAGTAATCGTTTACTGCTGTTGCTCGGAAAAATCCCTCTTTTTTGTGATCGCCTGCTGGATCGACTTATTAATGGTCCTTTTACGGCCCTGCTGCGCCTGAGCCTATCGAGTCGTTATGTGATTGCAGCTCTGGCGTTGGCGGTCTTGGTAATCGGGTATTCCTATTGGGACAGTGGCCGGATTAACTTTTCCTTTCGCCCCCGCATTCAGACTGATTCCATTGATGCGGAGATTGAGTTGCCCTATGGGGTGAGCCTGGATGAAGTCAAGCGGGTGGTCCGCCAGGTTGAGCAAGGAGGAATGCGGGCAGTAGAGAAGAGCGGCGGCAAGTCGATCATGATTGGTATGCGCACGGATATTGGCAAGGGAGGAGGAAATGCTGCCGAGGTTTCCATCACGCTGGTGCCCCAAAATGAGCGCAAAATAACTACTCGTGATTTCAGCACAGCTTGGCGCGAAGAGGTAGGCGATATTCCAGGCCTGGAAAAACTCTTTTTTGATTTTCTGGTTGGTCCAGGTGGGGCCGCAGCTATTAATATAGAGCTCAGTCATCCTGACCCGAAAACCCTGGAACAGGCAGCTGCGGATCTGGCTGAGGCGGTTTCCCGGTATGAAGGGGTGACGGATATTAATGACGGCTTTGCCCAAGGCAAGCCCCAGTATGATTTTAAGATGTTGCCGGAAGGCAGGGCTGCTGGCCTGACCGCCAGAGATCTGGGACGACAGGTGCGCTATGCTTTTTACGGAGCTGAGGTCCTGCGTCAGCAACGGGGTCGTAATGAGGTTAAGGTATTGGTCCGACTACCCGAAGAGGAGCGCTCGTCGATTCTCCACCTGGAGAATCTCCTCCTCCGCACCCCGGATGGCGGCGAAATGCCCCTGGATCGGGCTGCCAGGATGATACAGGGACGGGCCTATACCCAGATTGAGCGGGTAGATGGACGACGAGTTCTGGATGTCACAGCCAATGTAGTGGCGGGCAAGGCTAATGAAAACAAAATCCTTGCAGCCCTGCAAAAGGACTTCCTGCCTGAGCTGCTTGCCCGTTACAGTGGCCTGACCTATTCCTTTGCTGGCCAGCAGCGGGAAAAGGGCAAGGCTCTGAAAGAATTAATCGCAGGGCTTGGTTTCAGTATGGCAGCCATCTTCTGCCTGCTGGCAGTGCTCTTCCGCAGTTACATCCAGTCGCTGATGGTGATGCTTTCCATCCCCTTTGGCCTGCTCAGTGCCCTACTCGGCCATGTGATTATGGGATATAACCTGAGTATTATTTCACTGTTCGGAATGATTGCCCTCTGCGGGGTGGTGATCAACGACAGTCTGGTCTTTATGGTGACTGCAAACCGCTATCGCGATCTGGGCATGACGCCCTTTGAGGCGGCACTCAATGGCGCGGCCCGGCGTTTCCGCCCTATCATGCTTACCTCGTTGACTACCTTTTTCGGACTTGCCCCTATGATCTTTGAGCAATCGGTCCAGGCCCGTTTTCTCATCCCAATGGCTATCTCCCTGGGCTACGGAATTCTCTTTACCACCCTTGTTATTCTCGTACTTATGCCAGCGCTGTATATGATTTATTATGATGTGGTGGGAAGGGAGAAATAG